Proteins from one Mycolicibacter virginiensis genomic window:
- a CDS encoding cation-translocating P-type ATPase: MDVFAIGRFGLDAVGAVASASLDLAAIPLREGAKILAGERSDLTSRRSWRGAGRAWIEVHGLDDSDGVDIGAEVSEALRAEPGVTSVRLNRPLSRVVVEIGDHVSLADLCATVEALEKEAKNAELTETAALPGDGLLLATKGAMVGANAVGLAIATVGSAMRWPAAPKVFDAAASVARYQPLVRNALASRIGPAKTDRVLSLVSLGSHVITMSPAILAVDLMVEGLKASETRAGALAWNRYEPELARYAEHPDVHPAARPVPRPDGLAERYLKRTAVAQVVAAGAVGALTRNLDMTSSAILATSPKAVRTSCESFAATLGQGLADAHGVLPLRPDSLRRLDKIDTVVIDPRALIGEQRRVVQIRGASEHELPKAWHSAQSLLDKPGLRPGWHRVPGMTARGSTRTESVEALILPAHHALASAVVLEGRASGAELVTVDTEILGELRPGFDDIRPVSGEDLDGALAAAVADLQQTGRTVAVLSTGAAQALASADLALGVMPTSEHPDTPPPFYADLLLADLAGAWQVLRALPAARTATERGVAISIGASSIAGLLLVRGVRATIPGVGAGPSRGPGPVTVGAGAGMLSGYLLARRVLRAHAPKPAPAYEWHAMTVEQARELLSPDAVTPLAERAPVDAETQGMFWPYFHAVREELSDPMTPILALCSAATAMLGSPIDAVMVGTVLTGNAMLAAYQRLRAESRLNTLLAQQAPPARVVLVGADGTPSYHEIPAEQLLPGDLIEVRSNEVVPADARTIEVSDVEVDESALTGESLSVGKQLDPTPGAELAERSSMLYAGTTVIAGKALAMVTAVGADTQARRASELAAGELPEVGLQHHLSQLMYRTFPYSAAGGVAVGALGLLRQGGLRVALGNAIAVAIAAVPEGMPLMATLAQHASSQRLTKTGALVRIPRSVEALGRVDVVCFDKTGTLSENRLRVATVRPLAGYSDDDVLGTAAQAAPAPDGAAHAHATDQAIVEGAAAAAGARPWIEPDAHLPFRSGRAFSASVLGSELLVKGAPEVVLGACKNADAKVEQQVAAMAAQGLRVIAVAHGKLTAAQVQAVQDDSERLVEVSASGLTLLGFLGLADTPRADAPQLLADLAARGVDIRMITGDHPITATAIAAEMGVTVAPEQVITGSEWNALNRKEQERVVCERVIFARMSPENKVQIVQTLERAGRVSAMVGDGANDAAAIRAATVGLGVVAHGSDSAHATADVVLTDGKIGALVDAIDEGRRLWRGVQLAISGLLGGNAGEVMFSVIGTAITGNSPLNTRQLLLMNTLTDALPATAVAVSTPAGPIGDAVPGLDERKLWRAVAFRGGVTAAAGTAAWAMASATGLPQRAATVALISLVTTELGQTVVDSRAPMVLATAAGSFALFAAIVSTPGVSQLLGCTPVGPIGWAQGLGTAAAATAAVAVASRFAAPAKEAKEIAAPTQELEAPIKALSAVPAVPEKKAPVAKKAAAKKAPVKKAPVKKAPAKKAPVTKAAAKQTAAAKETPAKKAPARKAAAKKSSAKLELVR; encoded by the coding sequence ATGGATGTTTTCGCAATCGGCCGTTTCGGGCTGGACGCCGTCGGCGCCGTCGCATCGGCCAGCCTGGATCTCGCCGCCATCCCACTGCGCGAAGGCGCCAAGATCCTGGCCGGTGAGCGTTCCGATCTGACCAGCCGACGCAGCTGGCGCGGCGCCGGGCGGGCCTGGATCGAAGTGCACGGGCTCGACGACTCCGACGGTGTGGACATCGGTGCCGAGGTTTCCGAAGCCCTGCGGGCCGAGCCCGGCGTCACCTCGGTGCGGCTGAACCGCCCGTTGTCGCGCGTGGTCGTCGAGATCGGCGACCACGTTTCGCTGGCTGATCTGTGCGCCACGGTGGAAGCCCTGGAAAAGGAAGCGAAGAATGCCGAATTGACCGAGACCGCGGCGTTGCCCGGCGATGGACTGCTGCTGGCCACCAAGGGCGCCATGGTGGGGGCCAACGCGGTAGGGCTGGCGATCGCAACCGTGGGCAGTGCGATGCGCTGGCCGGCCGCGCCCAAGGTCTTCGACGCCGCGGCGTCGGTGGCCCGCTACCAGCCGCTGGTCCGCAACGCGCTGGCGAGCCGGATCGGCCCGGCCAAGACCGACAGGGTGCTTTCCCTGGTCTCGCTCGGGTCGCACGTCATCACCATGTCCCCGGCGATCTTGGCGGTGGATCTGATGGTGGAGGGCCTCAAAGCCTCCGAGACCCGCGCCGGGGCGCTGGCCTGGAATCGCTACGAGCCGGAGCTGGCCCGGTACGCCGAGCACCCGGACGTGCACCCCGCCGCCCGGCCTGTCCCGCGGCCGGACGGTTTGGCCGAGCGCTACCTGAAGCGCACCGCGGTGGCGCAGGTGGTCGCGGCCGGGGCGGTGGGTGCACTGACCCGCAACCTGGACATGACCTCGAGCGCGATCCTGGCCACCTCGCCGAAAGCGGTGCGCACCAGTTGCGAATCGTTCGCTGCGACCCTGGGTCAGGGTCTGGCCGACGCGCACGGCGTGCTGCCGCTGCGTCCGGACAGCCTGCGCCGCCTCGACAAGATCGACACCGTCGTCATCGACCCGCGGGCGCTGATCGGTGAACAACGCCGGGTGGTGCAGATTCGCGGTGCGAGCGAGCATGAGCTGCCGAAGGCGTGGCACAGCGCGCAGAGCCTGCTCGATAAGCCCGGACTGCGCCCGGGCTGGCACCGGGTTCCCGGGATGACGGCCCGCGGCTCGACCCGCACGGAGTCGGTGGAGGCGCTGATCCTGCCCGCGCACCACGCGCTGGCCTCGGCGGTGGTGCTCGAAGGGCGTGCCTCCGGCGCGGAGCTGGTCACGGTGGACACCGAGATCCTCGGCGAGCTGCGTCCCGGCTTCGACGACATCCGGCCGGTCTCCGGTGAAGATCTCGACGGCGCGCTGGCCGCAGCCGTGGCCGACCTGCAGCAGACCGGCCGCACCGTTGCGGTGTTGTCGACCGGGGCGGCGCAGGCGCTGGCGTCGGCGGATCTGGCGCTGGGCGTCATGCCGACGAGCGAGCACCCCGACACCCCGCCGCCTTTTTATGCCGACCTGCTGCTGGCCGACCTGGCCGGGGCCTGGCAGGTGCTGCGCGCACTGCCGGCCGCCCGCACGGCCACCGAGCGTGGGGTCGCGATCTCGATCGGGGCGTCGTCCATCGCCGGGCTGCTTTTGGTCCGCGGGGTTCGGGCGACCATCCCCGGTGTCGGGGCCGGCCCGAGCCGCGGCCCGGGCCCGGTGACCGTCGGTGCGGGCGCCGGAATGCTCTCGGGGTATCTGCTGGCGCGCCGGGTCCTGCGGGCGCACGCACCGAAGCCGGCACCGGCCTACGAGTGGCACGCTATGACGGTCGAGCAGGCGCGCGAGCTGCTGTCGCCGGACGCGGTGACGCCGCTGGCCGAACGCGCGCCGGTCGACGCGGAGACGCAGGGCATGTTCTGGCCGTACTTCCACGCCGTGCGTGAAGAGTTGTCCGACCCGATGACGCCGATCTTGGCGCTGTGCTCGGCGGCGACCGCCATGCTGGGCTCGCCGATCGACGCCGTGATGGTGGGCACGGTGCTCACCGGCAACGCCATGCTGGCCGCCTATCAGCGGTTGCGGGCCGAGAGCCGGCTGAACACCCTGCTGGCCCAGCAGGCCCCGCCGGCCCGGGTTGTGCTGGTGGGTGCTGACGGCACCCCGTCCTACCACGAGATCCCCGCCGAGCAACTGCTGCCGGGTGACCTCATCGAGGTGCGCAGCAACGAGGTGGTGCCCGCCGACGCCCGGACGATCGAGGTGTCCGACGTCGAAGTCGATGAATCCGCGCTGACCGGCGAATCGCTGTCGGTCGGCAAACAGCTGGACCCGACTCCCGGCGCCGAACTGGCCGAGCGCAGCTCCATGCTGTACGCGGGCACCACGGTGATCGCCGGCAAGGCGCTGGCGATGGTGACCGCCGTGGGCGCCGACACTCAGGCCCGCCGGGCCTCCGAACTGGCCGCCGGCGAGCTGCCCGAAGTCGGCCTGCAGCACCACCTGTCCCAGCTGATGTACCGGACCTTCCCCTACAGCGCCGCCGGCGGCGTAGCGGTCGGCGCGCTCGGCCTGCTGCGCCAGGGCGGGCTGCGGGTCGCACTGGGCAACGCGATCGCGGTCGCGATCGCCGCCGTCCCGGAGGGCATGCCGCTGATGGCCACCTTGGCCCAGCACGCGTCGTCACAGCGGTTGACCAAAACCGGTGCGCTGGTGCGCATCCCGCGGTCGGTGGAGGCGCTCGGCCGGGTCGACGTGGTCTGCTTCGACAAGACCGGAACGCTTTCGGAGAACCGGCTGCGGGTCGCCACGGTGCGACCGCTTGCGGGATATTCCGACGACGACGTACTCGGCACGGCCGCGCAGGCGGCGCCGGCTCCCGACGGTGCGGCCCACGCGCACGCCACCGACCAGGCCATCGTCGAGGGCGCGGCGGCCGCCGCCGGCGCCCGGCCGTGGATCGAGCCCGACGCTCACCTGCCGTTCCGTTCCGGCCGGGCCTTCTCGGCGTCGGTGCTGGGATCGGAGCTGCTGGTCAAGGGCGCGCCGGAAGTGGTGTTGGGGGCCTGCAAGAACGCCGACGCCAAGGTCGAGCAGCAGGTGGCCGCGATGGCCGCCCAGGGTCTGCGGGTGATCGCGGTCGCCCACGGCAAGCTGACCGCCGCCCAGGTGCAGGCCGTCCAGGACGATTCCGAACGTCTCGTGGAGGTCAGCGCATCCGGGCTGACGCTGCTCGGGTTCCTCGGCCTGGCCGACACCCCCCGGGCCGACGCTCCGCAGCTGCTCGCCGATCTGGCCGCCCGCGGCGTCGACATCCGAATGATCACCGGTGATCACCCGATCACGGCCACCGCGATCGCCGCCGAGATGGGCGTGACCGTCGCCCCCGAGCAGGTCATCACCGGCTCGGAGTGGAATGCCTTGAACCGCAAGGAACAAGAGCGTGTGGTCTGCGAGCGGGTGATCTTCGCCCGGATGTCGCCGGAGAACAAGGTGCAGATCGTCCAGACTCTGGAGCGTGCTGGCCGGGTATCGGCGATGGTGGGCGACGGCGCCAACGACGCCGCCGCGATCCGGGCCGCCACGGTGGGGCTGGGTGTGGTGGCACACGGCAGCGACTCGGCACACGCCACGGCCGACGTGGTGCTGACCGACGGCAAGATCGGTGCCCTGGTCGACGCGATCGACGAGGGTCGGCGACTGTGGCGCGGTGTGCAACTGGCCATCTCCGGATTGCTGGGCGGCAACGCCGGCGAAGTGATGTTCTCCGTCATCGGCACGGCAATCACCGGGAATTCACCGCTGAACACCCGGCAGCTGCTGTTGATGAACACCCTGACCGACGCGCTGCCGGCCACCGCCGTGGCGGTGAGCACGCCGGCCGGCCCGATCGGTGACGCGGTGCCTGGACTCGACGAGCGCAAACTGTGGCGCGCGGTGGCGTTCCGCGGCGGAGTCACCGCCGCGGCGGGCACCGCAGCCTGGGCGATGGCCTCCGCAACGGGTCTGCCGCAGCGGGCGGCAACGGTGGCGCTGATCTCGCTGGTGACCACCGAACTCGGTCAGACCGTGGTGGATTCGCGGGCGCCGATGGTGCTGGCTACCGCGGCCGGATCGTTCGCGCTGTTCGCGGCGATAGTCTCCACGCCCGGGGTCAGCCAGTTGTTGGGTTGCACGCCGGTCGGCCCGATCGGCTGGGCGCAGGGCCTCGGCACGGCCGCGGCGGCCACCGCCGCGGTGGCCGTGGCGAGCCGCTTCGCGGCGCCCGCCAAGGAGGCCAAGGAGATCGCCGCTCCCACCCAGGAGCTCGAGGCCCCCATCAAGGCGCTGTCGGCGGTTCCGGCGGTTCCGGAGAAGAAGGCTCCAGTTGCCAAGAAGGCCGCCGCCAAGAAGGCGCCGGTCAAGAAGGCCCCGGTGAAGAAGGCTCCGGCCAAGAAAGCCCCGGTGACGAAGGCCGCGGCCAAGCAGACCGCGGCGGCCAAGGAGACCCCGGCCAAGAAGGCGCCGGCCAGAAAGGCCGCCGCGAAGAAGTCGTCGGCGAAGCTGGAGCTGGTGCGCTGA
- a CDS encoding NAD-dependent epimerase/dehydratase family protein has product MRALVTGAAGFIGSTLVDRLRADGHQVVGLDNFATGRAVNIEHLAGDAGFTFVEADIVSADLQAILAQHQPEVVFHLAAQIDVRHSVADPVFDASVNVVGTIRLAEAARTSGVRKIVHTSSGGSIYGTPKRYPTGEDVPTDPASPYAAGKVAGEIYLNTFGHLYGLQCSHIAPANVYGPRQDPHGEAGVVAIFAQALLEGRPTKVFGDGSNTRDYVFVDDVVDAFVRASGEQGNGQRFNVGTGVETSDRQLHTAVAAAVGASDDPEFHPPRLGDLKRSCLDISRAADVLGWRPQVALADGVTRTVAYFRQMKTI; this is encoded by the coding sequence GTGCGAGCACTGGTCACCGGAGCAGCCGGGTTCATCGGATCGACGTTGGTCGACCGCCTGCGGGCGGACGGGCACCAGGTAGTCGGGCTGGACAATTTCGCCACCGGCCGCGCGGTCAACATCGAGCATCTGGCCGGCGACGCCGGCTTCACCTTCGTCGAGGCCGACATCGTCTCGGCGGACCTGCAGGCGATCCTGGCGCAGCACCAGCCTGAGGTGGTCTTTCACCTGGCCGCTCAGATCGATGTACGCCACTCGGTGGCCGACCCGGTCTTCGACGCCTCGGTCAATGTCGTCGGGACGATCCGGCTGGCCGAGGCCGCGCGGACGTCGGGGGTGCGCAAGATCGTGCACACCTCCTCGGGCGGGTCGATCTACGGCACCCCGAAGCGTTACCCAACCGGCGAAGACGTCCCCACTGATCCCGCTTCGCCGTATGCCGCCGGGAAGGTGGCCGGTGAGATCTACCTCAACACCTTCGGCCACCTCTACGGGCTGCAGTGCTCCCACATCGCGCCGGCCAACGTCTACGGACCTCGCCAGGACCCGCACGGCGAGGCCGGGGTGGTGGCGATCTTCGCCCAGGCGCTGCTGGAGGGCAGGCCCACCAAGGTGTTCGGCGACGGATCGAACACCCGTGACTACGTGTTCGTCGATGACGTGGTGGACGCCTTCGTGCGGGCGTCGGGTGAGCAGGGCAACGGGCAACGCTTCAACGTCGGCACCGGGGTGGAAACCTCCGATAGGCAGCTGCATACCGCGGTTGCCGCCGCCGTCGGTGCGTCTGATGACCCGGAGTTCCACCCGCCGCGCCTCGGTGACCTGAAGCGGTCCTGCCTGGACATCTCGCGGGCCGCGGACGTGCTGGGCTGGCGTCCACAGGTCGCGCTGGCCGACGGGGTGACACGCACCGTCGCATACTTCCGGCAGATGAAGACCATCTGA
- a CDS encoding APC family permease → MDELRRQLGVFDAVTIGLGSMLGAGIFVALAPAAAAAGAAMLIGLVVAAVIAYCNAISSARLAARYPASGGTYVYGRERLSPFFGYLAGWGFIVGKTASCAAMALTVGFYAWPEHAHAIAVAAVLGLTAVNVLGVQKSAWLTRVIVAVVLAVLAAVVVTALGTRGIAAFGLDHSSVSVPGVLQAAGLLFFAFAGYARIATLGEEVRDPARTIPRAIPIALAITFVVYALVAMTTLNVLGPEGLAGASAPLVEVVTVAGAAKLTVVVQIAAVVAATGSLLALILGVSRTTLAMARDRYLPGFLTAVHPRFGVPHRAEIAVGLVVAGLAATTDIRDAIGFSSFAVLVYYAVANAAAWTLSAAEGRPPRLIPIIGLVGCVVVAFALPVTSVLAGLVVFGVGIAAYGAHRRWGYNAPA, encoded by the coding sequence ATGGATGAGCTTCGCCGGCAGCTGGGCGTGTTCGACGCGGTGACGATCGGGCTGGGTTCGATGCTCGGTGCCGGCATCTTCGTGGCGTTGGCGCCGGCGGCCGCAGCCGCCGGTGCGGCGATGCTGATCGGGCTGGTCGTGGCGGCGGTGATCGCCTACTGCAACGCGATTTCCTCGGCGCGGCTTGCGGCACGGTATCCGGCCTCCGGCGGTACCTACGTATACGGGCGTGAGCGGCTGAGCCCGTTCTTTGGCTATCTGGCCGGCTGGGGATTCATCGTCGGCAAGACCGCATCGTGCGCCGCCATGGCACTGACGGTGGGTTTCTATGCGTGGCCCGAGCACGCGCACGCGATCGCGGTGGCGGCGGTGCTGGGGCTGACCGCCGTCAACGTGCTGGGCGTGCAGAAATCGGCGTGGCTGACCCGGGTGATTGTGGCGGTGGTGCTGGCGGTGCTGGCAGCGGTTGTGGTGACCGCACTAGGCACCCGCGGTATCGCGGCCTTTGGACTCGACCACTCGTCTGTGTCGGTGCCGGGGGTGCTGCAGGCAGCCGGCCTGCTGTTCTTCGCGTTCGCCGGCTATGCCCGCATCGCCACGCTGGGCGAGGAGGTACGGGATCCGGCCCGCACCATTCCGCGCGCGATCCCGATCGCCTTGGCCATCACTTTCGTGGTGTATGCGCTGGTGGCCATGACGACACTGAATGTTCTTGGCCCAGAAGGTCTTGCCGGCGCATCGGCGCCCCTGGTAGAGGTGGTGACGGTCGCCGGGGCGGCCAAGCTGACCGTGGTGGTCCAGATCGCAGCGGTAGTCGCCGCGACGGGGTCCTTGCTGGCCCTGATTCTGGGGGTGTCGCGTACTACCCTGGCCATGGCCCGTGACCGGTATCTGCCCGGGTTCTTGACCGCGGTGCATCCCCGGTTCGGGGTGCCGCACCGCGCCGAAATCGCGGTCGGGCTGGTGGTTGCCGGGCTGGCCGCCACCACCGATATCCGTGACGCCATCGGGTTTTCCTCGTTCGCGGTCCTGGTGTACTACGCCGTGGCCAACGCCGCGGCCTGGACCTTGTCTGCCGCCGAGGGCCGTCCCCCGCGCCTGATCCCGATCATCGGCCTGGTGGGCTGCGTCGTCGTCGCGTTCGCCTTGCCCGTCACCTCGGTCCTGGCCGGACTGGTGGTGTTCGGTGTGGGTATCGCCGCTTACGGCGCGCACCGTCGGTGGGGCTACAACGCGCCGGCGTGA
- a CDS encoding Pls/PosA family non-ribosomal peptide synthetase gives MGLQRAGVTAPRCTPRPCWVRSTVVPSLQVPAQYLRGSSAPQPRTLIDILLQTAARYPDAPAIDDGHVVLTYAELIEDIADSVAWLAARGLGRGDRIGIRMPSGNYALYVAILSTLATGAAYVPVDADDPPERAELVFNEAQVAAVITEQGLTRGPGASRGWRATAPQTSDDAWIIFTSGSTGTPKGVAITHRNAAAFVDAEAQLFLQDNPIGPGDRVLAGLSVAFDASCEEMWLAWRYGACLVPAPRSLVRSGMDLGPWLVSRDVTVVSTVPTLAALWPAEALEAVRLLIFGGEACPPELVARLAVDGREVWNTYGPTETTVVACAAQLDGTGPVQIGLPLLGWDLAVLSPDGAPVAPGEVGELVIGGVGLGRYLDPDRDAEKYAPLPELDWARAYRSGDLVRLDADGLVFCGRADDQVKVGGRRIELGEVDSALVTLPGVSGGAAAVRTSAAGTPLLVGYLVSTDPDFDLGAARAELGRQLPAALVPRLVLVDELPTRTSGKVDRDALPWPVGPESGGAGLAGGVLGDDPDSTLGWLAGLWRDVLGAAVDDEQADFFALGGGSLQAAQLVAAVRQRYPQTTVAQLYDRPRLGSLAGFLDDTGRSDPGAEAASRAVAPTPWQTQAAQVLLSVPLATLTGLQWVTWLALINNVVSAVHPVGWLVRLDWWWVIAAFLLFVTPLGRMGIAALGARALLSNLQPGTYRRGGPEHLRVWIAERLATASGAENLSGAPWLVYYARALGNKIGEGVDLHSAPPVTGMLTLGHRCSIEPEVDLTGHWIDGDAFHVGPVTVGNDATIGARTTLLPGAAVGKDADVAPGSGVVGEVKKGQYWTGSPAVKSGKAHHPWPDHRPPPRPMWAAVYGLTSLLLAGLPLLALGAGLAVLGWAVRDCATLTEAIRPAALATPLAALVAMFSYAALTVIGVRLLSIGLRDGYHPVRSRVGWQLWATERLMDDARDYLFPVYASLITPWWLRLLGAKVGSGTEISTALVIPKFTTIADGAFLADDTMVASYELGGGWIHVAPATIGKRAFLGNSGITQPGRRVPDNSLVAVLSTAPHKAKTGSSWLGSPPVRLRRKAADLDAERTFEPPLRLKVMRAVMETFRLIPVIVTFAIGAAVLGALQWGATTFGYGWTALGSGVTLLAAGAVAGGSAVVAKWLTVGRIRASQRPLWSSFVWRNEVSDAFVETVAAPWFARAATGTPVMSLWLRALGATIGRGVWCETYWLPEADLVTLGAGATVNRGCVVQTHLFHDRIMQMDTVTLDAGATLGPNCVALPAARLGAGATVGPASLVMRGDEVPAATRWQGNPIAPWLVSGKKRGSSAAARQEPAA, from the coding sequence GTGGGGCTACAACGCGCCGGCGTGACGGCGCCGCGCTGCACTCCCCGACCGTGCTGGGTACGTTCTACAGTCGTGCCCTCACTGCAAGTCCCCGCGCAATATCTGCGCGGCTCGTCGGCGCCGCAGCCCCGCACCCTGATCGACATTCTGCTCCAGACCGCTGCGCGCTACCCCGATGCTCCGGCCATCGACGACGGCCATGTGGTGTTGACCTACGCGGAGCTGATCGAGGACATCGCCGACAGTGTCGCGTGGCTGGCCGCGCGCGGTCTGGGTCGCGGTGATCGCATCGGCATTCGGATGCCGTCGGGCAATTACGCGCTGTACGTGGCGATCCTGTCCACGCTGGCCACCGGTGCGGCCTACGTGCCGGTGGATGCCGACGACCCGCCCGAGCGCGCCGAGCTGGTGTTCAACGAAGCCCAAGTTGCGGCGGTGATCACCGAACAGGGGTTGACCCGCGGCCCCGGCGCGTCCCGCGGCTGGCGGGCCACGGCGCCGCAGACCAGCGACGACGCCTGGATCATCTTCACCTCGGGGTCCACCGGCACCCCGAAAGGCGTGGCAATCACGCACCGCAACGCGGCGGCCTTCGTCGACGCCGAAGCCCAGCTGTTCTTGCAGGACAACCCGATCGGGCCCGGCGATCGGGTGCTGGCGGGGCTGTCGGTCGCGTTCGACGCGTCCTGCGAGGAGATGTGGCTGGCGTGGCGTTACGGTGCCTGTCTGGTGCCGGCACCGCGGTCGCTGGTACGCAGCGGCATGGACCTGGGTCCATGGCTGGTCTCGCGCGACGTGACCGTGGTGTCCACCGTGCCCACCCTGGCGGCACTGTGGCCGGCCGAGGCGCTGGAGGCGGTGCGGCTGCTGATCTTCGGCGGGGAAGCCTGCCCGCCGGAGCTGGTGGCCCGGCTGGCGGTGGACGGCCGCGAGGTGTGGAACACCTACGGCCCCACCGAGACCACCGTGGTGGCCTGCGCTGCGCAACTCGACGGCACCGGCCCGGTTCAGATCGGATTGCCGCTGCTGGGCTGGGATCTGGCCGTGCTCAGCCCCGATGGGGCGCCGGTGGCCCCCGGCGAGGTCGGCGAGCTGGTGATCGGCGGTGTCGGGCTGGGCCGCTACCTGGACCCCGACCGCGACGCCGAGAAGTACGCGCCGCTGCCCGAGCTGGATTGGGCGCGGGCCTACCGCAGCGGCGACCTGGTGCGGCTGGATGCCGACGGGCTGGTGTTCTGCGGCCGGGCCGATGACCAGGTCAAGGTCGGCGGCCGGCGCATCGAATTGGGCGAGGTGGACAGCGCCCTGGTGACACTGCCCGGCGTCAGCGGCGGTGCGGCGGCGGTGCGGACCAGTGCTGCCGGGACACCACTGTTGGTCGGTTACCTGGTCAGCACCGACCCGGACTTCGATCTAGGGGCCGCTCGCGCCGAGCTGGGCCGGCAACTGCCCGCCGCGCTGGTGCCCCGACTGGTGCTGGTCGACGAACTCCCCACCCGCACGTCGGGCAAGGTGGACCGCGATGCGTTGCCGTGGCCGGTCGGGCCGGAGTCCGGCGGCGCGGGCCTGGCCGGCGGAGTCCTCGGGGACGACCCGGACAGCACCCTGGGCTGGCTGGCCGGGTTGTGGCGCGACGTGCTGGGTGCCGCGGTGGACGACGAGCAGGCCGACTTCTTCGCCCTCGGCGGCGGATCGCTGCAAGCCGCACAGCTGGTCGCCGCGGTACGGCAGCGTTACCCGCAGACCACCGTCGCCCAGCTCTACGACCGTCCGCGGCTCGGCTCGTTGGCCGGGTTTCTCGACGACACGGGCCGCAGTGATCCCGGAGCCGAGGCCGCGTCCCGCGCGGTCGCGCCCACGCCGTGGCAGACCCAGGCCGCACAGGTGTTGCTGTCGGTTCCGCTGGCCACGCTGACCGGACTGCAGTGGGTGACGTGGCTGGCGCTGATCAATAACGTGGTGTCGGCGGTGCACCCGGTGGGCTGGCTGGTGCGGCTCGACTGGTGGTGGGTGATCGCCGCCTTCCTGTTGTTCGTGACCCCGCTGGGCCGGATGGGCATCGCCGCGCTGGGGGCGCGCGCATTACTTTCCAACCTTCAGCCGGGCACGTATCGGCGCGGCGGCCCCGAGCACCTGCGGGTCTGGATCGCCGAACGGCTCGCCACCGCCAGCGGCGCCGAGAACCTCTCCGGCGCACCGTGGCTGGTGTATTACGCCCGGGCACTGGGTAACAAGATCGGCGAGGGCGTCGATCTGCACTCCGCCCCGCCGGTAACCGGGATGTTGACCCTGGGCCACCGGTGTTCCATCGAACCGGAGGTGGATCTGACCGGGCACTGGATCGACGGCGATGCGTTTCACGTCGGTCCCGTGACGGTAGGTAACGACGCCACCATCGGTGCCCGCACCACCCTGCTGCCCGGCGCTGCGGTCGGCAAGGACGCCGACGTCGCCCCGGGGTCCGGGGTAGTCGGCGAGGTGAAGAAGGGCCAGTACTGGACCGGCTCGCCGGCGGTGAAATCCGGTAAGGCGCACCACCCCTGGCCGGATCACCGGCCACCGCCGCGCCCGATGTGGGCTGCGGTGTACGGGTTGACGTCGCTGCTGCTCGCCGGCCTGCCGCTGCTGGCGCTGGGCGCCGGACTGGCGGTGCTGGGCTGGGCCGTTCGGGACTGCGCCACGCTGACCGAGGCGATTCGGCCGGCGGCGCTGGCCACCCCGCTGGCCGCGCTGGTCGCGATGTTCAGCTACGCCGCCCTGACCGTGATCGGGGTGCGGCTGTTGTCGATCGGGCTGCGCGACGGCTACCACCCGGTGCGCAGCCGGGTGGGTTGGCAGTTGTGGGCCACCGAACGTCTGATGGACGACGCGCGCGACTATCTTTTTCCGGTGTACGCCAGCCTGATCACGCCGTGGTGGCTGCGATTGTTGGGCGCCAAGGTGGGCTCCGGCACCGAGATCTCCACGGCGCTGGTCATCCCGAAGTTCACCACGATCGCCGACGGCGCGTTTCTCGCCGACGACACCATGGTGGCCTCCTATGAATTGGGCGGCGGCTGGATCCACGTCGCACCGGCCACCATCGGCAAGCGGGCATTCCTGGGCAATTCCGGGATCACCCAGCCGGGCAGGCGGGTCCCCGACAACTCCTTGGTGGCAGTGCTGTCAACGGCACCGCACAAGGCCAAGACGGGCTCGTCGTGGCTGGGCAGCCCACCGGTGCGACTGCGGCGTAAAGCCGCCGACCTCGACGCCGAGCGAACGTTCGAACCGCCGCTGCGGTTGAAGGTGATGCGCGCCGTCATGGAGACATTCCGGCTGATCCCGGTCATCGTCACGTTTGCGATCGGAGCCGCGGTTTTGGGCGCGTTGCAGTGGGGGGCAACAACGTTCGGCTACGGCTGGACCGCGCTGGGCAGCGGCGTGACGTTGCTGGCCGCGGGTGCGGTGGCCGGCGGCAGCGCGGTGGTGGCGAAATGGCTGACCGTGGGCCGGATCCGGGCGTCACAGCGCCCGCTGTGGTCGTCGTTCGTGTGGCGCAACGAGGTCTCGGACGCTTTCGTCGAAACGGTTGCCGCCCCGTGGTTCGCCCGCGCCGCAACCGGCACCCCGGTGATGAGCCTGTGGTTGCGGGCGCTCGGCGCCACTATCGGCCGCGGCGTGTGGTGCGAGACGTACTGGCTACCCGAAGCCGACCTGGTGACGCTGGGTGCCGGCGCGACGGTGAACCGCGGCTGCGTGGTGCAAACCCACCTGTTTCACGACCGGATCATGCAGATGGACACGGTCACATTGGATGCAGGCGCCACGCTGGGGCCCAACTGTGTGGCGTTGCCCGCGGCCCGACTGGGCGCCGGTGCCACCGTCGGGCCGGCCTCGCTGGTGATGCGCGGCGACGAAGTACCGGCGGCGACGCGCTGGCAGGGCAATCCGATCGCGCCGTGGCTGGTATCGGGCAAGAAGCGTGGGTCTTCGGCTGCCGCGCGTCAGGAGCCCGCGGCATGA